One window of the Archangium primigenium genome contains the following:
- a CDS encoding carboxypeptidase-like regulatory domain-containing protein, translating to MRLRQGMIAALVGALLVAGLLLWRTSDSTTDVPPPRASPPSVSATSYRRVPLAAPVPEGPFIAGTVRGERGPVAGAVVYAVRPSSEGSLMAPSCRDEFGRTRPEPFLECAGTERLLAWMRERDGEAQVLAQATSASDGSFLLQGMEAGAYTLWAESPEGVALRRGASTGEQGVDLVLLAGTRLSGRVTDRKDVPVADALVTAVFAAQGHFLETRTDARGQYALGPLPRGEYLLLATHGDACSRLETERLHGASSTVDFVLHAPWTLKGRVVADGEPASGVRVELRGVETPEARETLSDERGHFSFDALTFDASYELSARQGALGAWLDVSANESSEVLLELRPRVELEGVVRDARGRPVEGARVEASQESDFRTSRLTTRTDARGHYLLGPLAEGEVDLHAFSLDERENAEHQAKFSAGRRTVDLVLRRLALVEGALVDDQGAPIVGEHVALLDPEIEDEVDTALSGPEGHFLLVAPEAGVFVFRVGSSQRELLRREVRAPTTLNPRLSRSPRVQGLLVDERGQPVTRARVGLWPLDAGNVIESGETDDEGHFSLAAPRPGRYGVSAELASATDYSHFTSTEVEVHETGGQVRLQFQAGHPFSGRVVNTRGEPLEKVDVTIRPHGSVGGYGAPELRTQTLADGRFSFGEVSGEHLVLMLAKRSYVLVDPPPPPPPSYRMIIHGQLDEWQRVDPPASARTMHIVMARRAYLRAKFVRADGSPIPYFSVNGEPMDQDREGYFWMPIEQTGPLTLTLSAASSVPGSAPLVRTVVVQREVDLNLGTLTLEE from the coding sequence ATGCGGCTGCGCCAGGGGATGATCGCGGCACTCGTGGGAGCCCTGCTGGTGGCGGGGCTCCTTCTCTGGCGCACCTCCGACTCGACGACGGACGTCCCGCCCCCGCGGGCCTCGCCCCCGTCGGTGTCCGCCACCTCATACCGTCGAGTGCCCCTGGCCGCGCCCGTGCCGGAGGGCCCCTTCATCGCGGGCACGGTGCGCGGCGAGCGCGGGCCGGTCGCGGGCGCGGTGGTGTACGCCGTTCGGCCCTCCTCGGAGGGGTCCTTGATGGCGCCTTCGTGCCGGGACGAGTTCGGGCGGACGCGCCCCGAGCCCTTCCTCGAATGCGCGGGCACGGAGCGACTGCTCGCGTGGATGCGCGAGCGGGACGGCGAGGCCCAGGTGCTCGCTCAGGCCACCTCCGCATCGGACGGCTCCTTCCTGCTCCAGGGAATGGAGGCCGGTGCCTACACGCTCTGGGCGGAGAGCCCCGAGGGCGTGGCCCTGCGGCGGGGCGCCTCCACGGGCGAGCAGGGTGTGGACCTGGTGCTGCTGGCGGGCACGCGGTTGTCGGGACGGGTCACGGACCGGAAGGACGTCCCGGTGGCCGATGCGCTCGTCACCGCCGTGTTCGCCGCCCAGGGCCATTTCCTCGAGACCCGCACGGACGCACGGGGCCAGTACGCCCTGGGGCCCCTGCCTCGGGGGGAGTACCTCCTGCTGGCCACGCACGGCGACGCGTGCTCCAGACTGGAGACCGAGCGGCTCCATGGCGCATCCTCGACCGTGGACTTCGTCCTCCATGCCCCGTGGACCCTGAAGGGCCGGGTGGTGGCGGACGGCGAGCCCGCCTCGGGTGTCCGGGTCGAGCTGCGCGGCGTCGAGACACCGGAGGCGCGGGAGACCCTCTCGGATGAGCGAGGCCACTTCTCCTTCGATGCGCTGACGTTCGACGCGTCCTATGAGCTCAGCGCGCGTCAGGGCGCGCTCGGCGCCTGGCTGGACGTCTCCGCCAACGAGTCGTCCGAGGTGCTCCTGGAGCTGCGTCCCCGGGTCGAGTTGGAGGGCGTGGTGCGCGATGCGCGGGGCCGTCCAGTCGAGGGCGCGCGGGTCGAGGCCTCTCAGGAGTCCGACTTCCGGACGTCCCGCCTCACGACCCGAACGGATGCGCGGGGGCACTATCTCCTCGGGCCCCTGGCCGAGGGCGAGGTGGACCTCCACGCCTTCTCGCTGGACGAGCGCGAGAACGCCGAGCACCAGGCGAAGTTCTCCGCGGGTCGGCGCACCGTGGACCTCGTCCTGCGGCGGTTGGCCCTCGTCGAGGGCGCCCTGGTGGATGACCAGGGCGCGCCCATCGTGGGCGAGCATGTGGCCCTGCTCGACCCGGAGATCGAGGACGAGGTGGACACGGCTCTCTCCGGACCGGAGGGACACTTCCTGCTGGTGGCCCCCGAGGCGGGAGTGTTCGTGTTCCGCGTGGGCTCGAGCCAGCGGGAACTGTTGCGACGCGAGGTCCGCGCGCCCACGACCTTGAACCCGCGCCTCTCGCGCTCACCCCGGGTCCAGGGCCTGCTGGTGGACGAGCGGGGGCAGCCCGTGACACGCGCACGGGTGGGCCTCTGGCCCCTGGATGCCGGAAACGTGATCGAGAGTGGCGAGACCGACGACGAGGGACACTTCTCGCTCGCGGCGCCCCGGCCCGGGCGCTACGGGGTGAGCGCCGAGCTGGCGAGCGCCACCGACTACTCCCACTTCACCTCGACCGAGGTGGAGGTGCACGAAACGGGAGGCCAGGTGCGGCTCCAATTCCAGGCGGGCCACCCGTTCTCGGGCCGCGTGGTGAACACCCGAGGCGAGCCCCTGGAGAAGGTCGACGTCACGATTCGCCCCCATGGCTCCGTGGGCGGATACGGCGCGCCCGAATTGCGGACCCAGACCCTGGCCGATGGCCGGTTCTCCTTCGGGGAGGTCTCGGGTGAGCACCTCGTGCTGATGCTGGCGAAGCGGAGTTATGTCCTGGTCGATCCGCCACCACCGCCCCCTCCGTCCTACCGGATGATCATCCATGGGCAGCTCGACGAGTGGCAGCGGGTGGATCCACCCGCCTCGGCGAGGACGATGCACATCGTCATGGCCCGGCGCGCCTACCTCCGCGCGAAGTTCGTCCGCGCGGATGGCTCACCCATTCCCTATTTCTCCGTGAATGGCGAGCCCATGGATCAGGACCGGGAGGGCTACTTCTGGATGCCCATCGAGCAGACGGGTCCGCTCACCCTGACGCTGTCCGCCGCGAGCTCCGTGCCGGGCTCGGCGCCCCTCGTGCGGACCGTGGTCGTCCAGCGCGAGGTGGACCTGAACCTCGGAACGCTCACCCTGGAGGAATGA
- a CDS encoding AHH domain-containing protein — protein MILARRWLLVAHRSSLVSLFLVLLTACGTARGGRPDTAREEHLVQVPRTTQFVPIAFGNEAFTKALAMEVRRKKPPANPETSARELLDVAQRDGWYHYTPRQGLIALNGHPSSGEWASAEERITREYSRFCASLGQTGDCRKVLLNRPVLTADGRYTLAMSFALEEVIPEMMEAFEGMADPAAIRASILWTMTLYAAMWMAPEPVFSKGLAAVVTASFICYVGVDTFWTLIQGWRRLVQAADLATSMRELRTAGGAYGKVMGKNAARAFALLLAAAMGQTASSYSARVVALPGAARVSGTAGSGLGIALPQVAHVEGVVVSANAATFTLAMPMAATIAQGSGSGAVSALVEAEGPEHHIATNKWWEATHSGGPWTPRFQDIFDRAGMSLNDPANRIRIPGHQGPHPQAYHEEVFERLNAATLECRGTRLCQEALVAELRALAVELHSEGSRLHTLVTRSTR, from the coding sequence TTGATTCTCGCGAGGAGGTGGCTTCTGGTCGCCCATCGTTCGAGCCTCGTTTCGCTTTTCCTGGTGCTGCTCACGGCGTGTGGAACCGCTCGCGGAGGGCGTCCCGACACCGCGAGGGAAGAACACCTCGTCCAGGTCCCTCGCACGACCCAGTTCGTTCCGATCGCGTTTGGAAACGAGGCGTTCACCAAAGCCCTCGCGATGGAAGTCCGACGGAAAAAGCCCCCGGCGAATCCCGAGACAAGCGCCCGAGAACTCCTCGACGTCGCCCAACGCGATGGCTGGTACCACTACACGCCACGGCAAGGACTCATCGCCTTGAATGGACATCCGTCCTCCGGGGAATGGGCGTCGGCGGAAGAGCGCATCACCCGGGAGTACTCACGGTTCTGCGCGTCCCTGGGGCAGACGGGCGATTGTCGGAAGGTCCTGCTGAACAGGCCCGTGCTCACCGCGGATGGCCGCTACACCCTCGCGATGTCCTTCGCGCTCGAAGAGGTCATCCCCGAGATGATGGAGGCGTTCGAGGGCATGGCCGACCCGGCAGCGATTCGCGCCTCCATCCTCTGGACGATGACCCTCTATGCGGCGATGTGGATGGCACCCGAACCCGTGTTCTCCAAGGGTCTGGCTGCCGTCGTGACGGCCAGCTTCATCTGCTACGTCGGAGTGGACACGTTCTGGACGCTCATCCAGGGCTGGAGGCGATTGGTGCAGGCAGCGGACCTCGCAACCTCGATGCGAGAGCTCCGCACAGCGGGTGGGGCCTATGGCAAGGTGATGGGGAAGAACGCCGCGCGGGCGTTTGCCCTGCTGCTCGCCGCGGCCATGGGCCAGACGGCCTCCAGCTATTCCGCCAGGGTGGTCGCGCTGCCCGGTGCGGCACGAGTCTCGGGGACGGCGGGCTCGGGGCTGGGGATCGCGCTGCCCCAGGTGGCGCACGTCGAAGGCGTGGTCGTGAGTGCGAACGCCGCCACCTTCACGCTCGCCATGCCCATGGCCGCTACCATCGCGCAAGGCAGTGGAAGCGGCGCGGTCTCCGCTCTCGTGGAGGCGGAAGGCCCCGAGCACCACATCGCCACGAACAAATGGTGGGAGGCCACGCACAGCGGTGGTCCTTGGACGCCTCGATTCCAGGACATCTTCGACCGGGCGGGAATGTCCTTGAACGATCCCGCCAACAGAATCCGCATCCCCGGTCACCAGGGTCCTCATCCGCAGGCGTATCACGAGGAAGTCTTCGAGCGATTGAACGCGGCGACACTGGAATGCCGTGGAACACGGCTGTGCCAGGAGGCCTTGGTCGCGGAACTCCGCGCGCTGGCCGTGGAACTCCACAGCGAGGGCTCGAGACTTCACACGCTCGTCACCCGGAGCACACGGTAG
- a CDS encoding imm11 family protein — translation MGIRYYKLTDDIAHPDRWELGKLHDSRGEELWPAPLMRGEPTHLEGRMTLPVKRVGAALDFSHAAFGIPIVHVRIAECFMHLATDCVQFFPVDIEGHAEQYLLLNVSRTVKCIDDHASEEVRYWRPEDERPEKTGQYRAVYGMRLDPAKVGEVKIFRPWGWTVALIVSEEVKQALEDLKATGVNFKEV, via the coding sequence ATGGGCATCCGGTACTACAAGCTGACGGACGACATCGCGCATCCCGACCGCTGGGAGTTGGGCAAGCTCCACGATTCTCGGGGAGAGGAGCTCTGGCCCGCGCCGTTGATGCGAGGGGAGCCCACCCACCTGGAGGGCCGCATGACGTTGCCCGTCAAACGCGTGGGAGCGGCGCTCGACTTCTCTCACGCGGCATTCGGCATCCCCATCGTGCACGTCCGAATCGCGGAGTGCTTCATGCACCTGGCCACGGACTGCGTGCAGTTCTTCCCCGTCGACATCGAGGGGCATGCCGAGCAGTACCTCCTCCTCAATGTCTCGAGGACCGTGAAGTGCATTGACGATCATGCCTCGGAGGAAGTCCGCTATTGGCGGCCGGAGGATGAGCGTCCCGAGAAGACGGGACAGTATCGTGCCGTGTACGGCATGCGCCTCGACCCGGCGAAGGTCGGCGAGGTGAAGATCTTCCGACCCTGGGGTTGGACCGTGGCCCTCATTGTCTCCGAGGAGGTCAAGCAGGCCCTGGAGGACCTGAAGGCCACGGGGGTGAACTTCAAGGAAGTGTGA
- the hisIE gene encoding bifunctional phosphoribosyl-AMP cyclohydrolase/phosphoribosyl-ATP diphosphatase HisIE, whose amino-acid sequence MLDLSTLDFGKGNGLVTVVTQDAHTGDVLMVAHADREALEKTLATGEMHYRSRTRGLWHKGGTSGNVQRVVSLTADCDADAVLARVEKAGPACHTGAETCFGVGPVDALVALDRTLTERAATAPAPGEKPSYTRRLLEDRNLRLKKIGEEAAELVTACADGDKARAVEEAADVLYHLLVAVRPLGVTLADVKDVLARRAAPPAAKQTLTLP is encoded by the coding sequence ATGTTGGATCTCTCGACGCTGGACTTCGGCAAGGGCAACGGGCTCGTCACGGTGGTGACGCAGGACGCGCACACGGGCGACGTGCTCATGGTGGCGCACGCGGATCGCGAGGCGCTGGAGAAGACGCTGGCGACGGGCGAGATGCACTACCGCTCGCGCACGCGGGGGCTGTGGCACAAGGGCGGCACGAGCGGCAACGTGCAGCGCGTGGTGTCCCTGACGGCCGACTGCGACGCGGACGCGGTGCTCGCGCGGGTGGAGAAGGCGGGCCCGGCGTGCCACACCGGCGCGGAGACGTGCTTCGGCGTGGGGCCCGTGGATGCGCTCGTGGCGCTGGATCGCACCCTCACCGAGCGGGCCGCGACCGCACCCGCGCCAGGCGAGAAGCCCAGCTACACGCGGCGGCTGCTGGAGGACCGCAACCTGCGCCTCAAGAAGATTGGCGAGGAGGCGGCGGAGCTGGTCACGGCGTGCGCGGATGGGGACAAGGCGCGCGCGGTGGAGGAGGCCGCCGACGTGCTCTACCACCTGCTCGTGGCGGTGCGCCCGCTCGGCGTGACGCTCGCGGACGTGAAGGACGTGCTCGCCCGGCGGGCCGCGCCCCCGGCCGCGAAACAGACGCTCACACTTCCTTGA
- the hisN gene encoding histidinol-phosphatase, with the protein MDARSLMQAAEEVARKSGDVALGFFRQGVQVHTKGDGSPVTVADQTAERTAREWIESRFPEDGILGEEFGETRPGARRRWILDPIDGTKTFIRGVPLWGTLVAVMEGDTILAGAAYFPPVGDMLVAAPGQGCWWNGKLTWVSAEAELSRSLVLVTDERFQTHPERGTGWRALSAKSSVARTWGDCYGYLLVATGRAEVMADELMSPWDAAALLPIIEEAGGVFTDWSGKRTAFGGSAIATNAVLAESVRQVLGATKGP; encoded by the coding sequence ATGGATGCACGGTCATTGATGCAGGCGGCGGAGGAAGTGGCTCGCAAGTCGGGCGACGTGGCGCTGGGCTTCTTCCGCCAGGGCGTCCAGGTGCACACCAAGGGGGACGGCTCCCCCGTGACGGTGGCGGATCAGACGGCCGAGCGCACGGCGCGCGAGTGGATCGAGTCCCGCTTCCCCGAGGACGGCATCCTCGGCGAGGAGTTCGGCGAGACGCGGCCCGGGGCCCGGCGCCGGTGGATCCTCGATCCCATCGACGGCACCAAGACGTTCATCCGGGGCGTGCCGCTGTGGGGCACGCTGGTGGCGGTGATGGAGGGCGACACCATCCTCGCGGGCGCGGCGTACTTCCCGCCCGTGGGGGACATGCTGGTGGCGGCGCCGGGGCAGGGCTGCTGGTGGAACGGCAAGCTCACGTGGGTGTCCGCCGAGGCCGAGCTGTCGCGCTCGCTCGTGCTCGTCACCGACGAGCGCTTCCAGACGCACCCCGAGCGGGGCACGGGCTGGCGCGCCCTGTCGGCGAAGTCCTCCGTGGCCCGGACATGGGGGGACTGCTACGGCTACCTCCTGGTGGCCACGGGCCGCGCCGAGGTCATGGCGGACGAGCTGATGTCGCCCTGGGACGCGGCGGCGCTCTTGCCCATCATCGAGGAGGCGGGTGGGGTGTTCACGGACTGGAGCGGCAAGCGCACGGCGTTTGGCGGCAGCGCCATCGCCACCAACGCCGTGCTGGCGGAGTCGGTGCGCCAGGTGCTCGGCGCCACGAAGGGGCCGTGA
- the hisF gene encoding imidazole glycerol phosphate synthase subunit HisF: MLTRRLIVCLDVKGGRVVKGVQFEGLRDVGDPVELALRYEDAGADEVTFLDISATQEERGTLWDLVHRTAERLFIPLTVGGGVRTVDDVGRALRAGADKVSLNSAAVARPEVLTECAERFGAQCVVASIDAKRDGAGWRVFTHGGKKPTELEALAWARECVRRGAGEILLTSIDRDGARSGYDLELTRAVAEAVQVPVIASGGAGSAEHVRAALSEGKAEAALVAGILHDGVTTVRSIKTLLQGSGLDIRSL, from the coding sequence ATGCTCACGCGGCGGCTGATCGTCTGTCTGGACGTGAAGGGCGGGCGCGTGGTCAAGGGCGTCCAGTTCGAGGGCCTGCGCGACGTGGGCGACCCGGTGGAACTGGCGCTGCGCTACGAGGACGCCGGGGCGGACGAGGTGACGTTCCTCGACATCTCCGCCACCCAGGAGGAGCGGGGCACGCTGTGGGACCTGGTGCACCGCACCGCCGAGCGGCTGTTCATCCCGCTCACGGTGGGCGGTGGGGTGCGCACGGTGGACGACGTGGGGCGGGCCCTGCGCGCGGGCGCGGACAAGGTGAGCCTCAACTCGGCCGCGGTGGCCCGGCCCGAGGTCCTCACCGAGTGCGCCGAGCGCTTCGGGGCCCAGTGCGTGGTGGCGAGCATCGACGCCAAGCGCGACGGCGCGGGCTGGCGTGTCTTCACGCACGGCGGCAAGAAGCCCACGGAGCTGGAGGCCCTCGCCTGGGCGCGCGAGTGCGTGCGCCGGGGCGCGGGGGAGATCCTCCTCACGAGCATCGATCGCGACGGGGCCCGTTCGGGATATGACCTGGAGCTGACCCGGGCCGTGGCCGAGGCGGTCCAGGTCCCCGTCATCGCCTCGGGAGGCGCGGGCAGCGCGGAGCATGTCCGGGCCGCGCTGAGCGAGGGGAAGGCGGAGGCGGCGCTCGTCGCGGGCATCCTCCACGACGGCGTGACCACGGTGCGGTCCATCAAGACGCTGCTGCAGGGCAGCGGCCTCGACATCAGGAGCCTCTAG
- a CDS encoding imidazoleglycerol-phosphate dehydratase — MTTIVRETKETKVTVQLAIGKGVAQVDTGQPFFDHMLGTFARYAGLDLTLHARGDLRHHLMEDVAITLGTAVQKIIPATAARYGERTLPMDDALVQACLDVGGRFYYRGPLKNKLYEHVMRSFCEHAKVTLHLRILRGKDSHHVTEAAFKALGFALRDALVDSGVVFSTKGAVALEVT, encoded by the coding sequence ATGACCACCATCGTTCGGGAAACCAAGGAAACCAAGGTCACGGTGCAGCTCGCCATCGGCAAGGGCGTGGCCCAGGTGGACACGGGGCAGCCCTTCTTCGATCACATGCTCGGCACCTTCGCGCGCTACGCGGGGCTGGACCTGACCCTGCACGCGCGGGGCGATCTGCGCCACCACCTCATGGAGGACGTGGCCATCACCCTGGGCACGGCCGTGCAGAAGATCATCCCCGCCACCGCCGCGCGCTACGGCGAGCGCACGCTGCCCATGGATGACGCGCTCGTGCAGGCGTGCCTCGACGTCGGCGGGCGCTTCTATTACCGGGGCCCGCTCAAGAACAAACTCTACGAGCACGTGATGCGCTCGTTCTGCGAGCACGCCAAGGTGACGCTGCACCTGCGCATCCTCCGGGGCAAGGACAGCCACCACGTGACGGAGGCGGCCTTCAAGGCGCTCGGCTTCGCGCTGCGCGATGCGCTGGTGGACTCGGGCGTGGTGTTCAGCACCAAGGGCGCCGTCGCCCTGGAGGTGACGTGA
- a CDS encoding HisA/HisF-related TIM barrel protein codes for MKAIPAIDLREGACVQLVGGSYADERVRVNNPLDALERWRAHGFTTFHVVDLDAALGKGSNEDAIRALLSHEPGLTFSVGGGVRDTAKVEAVLALGAASVVVGTRAIEDATWLREVAERFPGRVVVAADVKGREVVTRGWTAGSARDIVAVLESLEPLPLRGLLVTAVHKEGQMEGVDLPLMETVCRASRHPLFASGGVTTVEDLRALGGVGAAGAVIGMALYTGRLDAGLVAQEFA; via the coding sequence ATGAAGGCCATTCCGGCGATCGACCTGCGCGAGGGCGCCTGTGTGCAACTCGTGGGCGGCTCCTACGCCGACGAGCGGGTGCGGGTGAACAACCCCCTGGACGCGCTCGAGCGCTGGCGCGCGCACGGCTTCACCACCTTCCACGTGGTGGACCTGGACGCGGCGCTGGGCAAGGGCTCCAACGAGGACGCCATCCGCGCGCTGCTCTCGCACGAGCCCGGGCTGACGTTCTCCGTGGGCGGCGGCGTCCGCGACACCGCCAAGGTGGAGGCCGTGCTCGCCCTGGGCGCCGCGTCCGTGGTGGTGGGCACGCGCGCCATCGAGGACGCCACCTGGCTGCGTGAGGTGGCCGAGCGTTTTCCCGGCCGGGTGGTGGTGGCCGCGGACGTGAAGGGCCGCGAGGTGGTGACGCGCGGTTGGACGGCGGGCAGCGCGCGCGACATCGTCGCCGTGCTGGAGTCCCTGGAGCCCCTGCCGCTGCGTGGCCTGCTGGTGACGGCCGTGCACAAGGAGGGACAGATGGAGGGGGTGGACCTGCCCCTCATGGAGACGGTGTGCCGCGCGAGCCGCCACCCGCTGTTCGCCTCCGGCGGCGTGACGACGGTGGAGGATCTGCGGGCACTCGGGGGCGTGGGCGCCGCGGGCGCCGTCATCGGCATGGCGTTGTACACGGGCAGATTGGACGCGGGCCTCGTCGCCCAGGAGTTCGCATGA
- the hisH gene encoding imidazole glycerol phosphate synthase subunit HisH, whose protein sequence is MRVTLFDYGAGNIHSLAKALALAPGVEVRVETDPVRALDTGLLVLPGVGAFGAAAARLAPGRERMRRALDDGLACLGICLGMQLLFDGSEEGEGEGLGFFPGRVTRLVSQRVPHIGWNSVEEDTAVQAARLGSVYYAHSFACRAERPEAVVGWTAHEGDRFPAAVRRGRVLGVQFHPEKSSAAGVRFVHAFLDEVRA, encoded by the coding sequence GTGAGAGTGACGCTGTTCGACTATGGCGCTGGCAACATCCACTCCCTGGCCAAGGCGCTCGCCCTGGCGCCGGGCGTCGAGGTGCGCGTGGAGACGGACCCCGTGCGCGCCCTGGACACCGGCCTGCTGGTGCTGCCGGGCGTGGGGGCCTTTGGCGCGGCGGCGGCCCGGCTCGCTCCCGGCCGGGAGCGGATGCGGCGCGCGCTGGACGACGGGCTCGCGTGTCTGGGCATCTGCCTGGGCATGCAGCTGCTCTTCGACGGGAGCGAAGAGGGGGAGGGCGAGGGCCTGGGCTTCTTCCCGGGGCGGGTGACGCGGCTTGTCTCCCAGCGGGTGCCCCACATCGGGTGGAACTCGGTGGAGGAGGACACGGCCGTCCAGGCGGCGCGGCTCGGCTCCGTCTACTACGCGCACAGCTTCGCCTGCCGCGCCGAGCGGCCCGAGGCGGTGGTGGGGTGGACGGCGCACGAGGGGGACCGTTTCCCCGCGGCGGTGCGGCGCGGCCGGGTGCTGGGCGTACAGTTCCACCCGGAGAAGAGCTCGGCGGCCGGCGTGCGCTTCGTGCACGCCTTCCTCGACGAGGTGCGCGCATGA
- a CDS encoding pyridoxal phosphate-dependent aminotransferase, with amino-acid sequence MSPPTRASYRDIPLYAPSKARCRVDLSDNTNLFGLPPAAERVLRETTATQVGRYPVGYSPDLRQAVARYTGMDPAQVTTGCGSDDVIDCTLRAFLEPGELIAYPSPTFVMMSYFAKVNGLRYAPVRLRPDFDIDVDGLLATGAKLIYVCSPNNPTGTVASRAALERLVDTAPGLVLIDEAYAEFARDSHLDLARRPNVLVTRTLSKAFGLAAMRVGYAVGAPGLVAEVEKARGPYKVTGLSERMAVAALTEDVPWMRARADEALAVRARLVEELARLGLSCLPTEANFVMVPLRGAPAVAETMRARDVNVRAFAGLPGIGDALRIGCGPWNVMQAALDALREALP; translated from the coding sequence ATGAGCCCGCCCACCCGCGCCTCGTATCGCGACATCCCGCTGTACGCGCCCTCCAAGGCGCGCTGCCGCGTGGACCTGAGCGACAACACCAACCTCTTCGGCCTGCCGCCCGCCGCCGAGCGCGTCCTGCGCGAGACGACCGCCACCCAGGTGGGCCGCTACCCGGTGGGCTACTCGCCCGACCTCCGGCAGGCCGTGGCCCGCTACACCGGCATGGATCCGGCCCAGGTCACCACCGGCTGCGGCTCGGACGACGTCATCGACTGCACCCTCCGGGCCTTCCTGGAGCCGGGCGAGCTCATCGCCTACCCGTCGCCCACCTTCGTGATGATGTCCTACTTCGCCAAGGTCAACGGCCTGCGCTACGCGCCGGTGCGGCTGCGGCCGGACTTCGACATCGACGTGGACGGGCTCTTGGCCACCGGAGCGAAGCTCATCTACGTGTGCTCGCCCAACAACCCCACGGGCACGGTGGCCTCGCGCGCCGCGCTGGAGCGGCTGGTGGACACGGCCCCCGGCCTCGTCCTGATCGACGAGGCCTATGCCGAGTTCGCCCGGGACAGCCACCTGGACCTGGCGCGCCGGCCCAACGTGCTCGTGACGCGCACGCTGTCCAAGGCCTTCGGGCTCGCGGCCATGCGCGTGGGCTACGCGGTGGGGGCCCCCGGGCTCGTGGCGGAGGTGGAGAAGGCCCGGGGCCCCTACAAGGTCACGGGCCTGTCCGAGCGCATGGCCGTGGCGGCGCTCACCGAGGACGTGCCGTGGATGCGAGCCAGGGCGGACGAGGCGCTCGCCGTCCGGGCGCGGCTGGTGGAGGAACTGGCGCGGCTGGGCCTGTCCTGCCTGCCCACCGAGGCCAACTTCGTGATGGTGCCGCTGCGGGGCGCGCCCGCGGTGGCGGAGACGATGCGCGCGCGGGACGTGAACGTGCGGGCCTTCGCGGGCCTGCCGGGCATCGGCGACGCGCTGCGCATCGGGTGTGGACCCTGGAACGTGATGCAGGCGGCGCTCGACGCGCTGCGGGAGGCCCTGCCGTGA